The following proteins come from a genomic window of Miscanthus floridulus cultivar M001 chromosome 2, ASM1932011v1, whole genome shotgun sequence:
- the LOC136538623 gene encoding cyclin-D5-1-like — protein MGEAQEGCSAGCSFSLMCLEDGADLDAAAGSAESADDAGRLAAFLYSDAGEEDQEEYMDHLVSKESSFCCSPCSSSSPSPVFCDIAGAEPCLSSTASPDDWFRCARRATVEWIFETRAYFGFSHRTAYLAISYMDRFCLHRCMDRSVMPWAARLLAVACVSLAAKMEEYRAPALSEFRADDEYDFSSVCIRRMELLVLSTLGWRMGDVTPLDYLPCLSSRLPRDGGGGGGGLVAAKAAALIFSAAESASVLDYRPSTVAVAAVLAAAHGAMAKEALESKMSSLSPSCLLDKDDVHACYSTMLSESSSATPSKLAAKRPPPPTSSGSTTFSSVDAASSLEAAADSNKRSRLELPAVVGA, from the exons ATGGGGGAAGCACAGGAGGGCTGCTCGGCCGGCTGCTCCTTCTCCCTCATGTGCCTGGAGGACGGCGCCGACCTCGACGCCGCCGCTGGCTCCGCGGAGAGCGCCGATGACGCCGGCAGGCTGGCCGCCTTTCTTTACAGCGACGCCGGGGAGGAGGACCAGGAGGAGTACATGGACCACCTCGTGTCCAAGGAGAGCAGCTTCTGCTGCTCCCCTTGCTCTTCCTCCTCGCCCTCGCCCGTCTTCTGCGACATCGCCGGCGCCGAGCCGTGCCTTTCGTCCACGGCATCACCCGACGACTGGTTCCGTTGCGCGCGCCGCGCCACCGTCGAGTGGATCTTTGAG ACGCGGGCTTACTTCGGCTTCTCCCACCGCACGGCGTACCTGGCCATCTCCTACATGGACCGCTTCTGCCTCCACCGCTGCATGGAC AGGTCAGTGATGCCCTGGGCGGCGCGGCTGCTGGCGGTGGCGTGCGTGTCCCTGGCGGCCAAGATGGAGGAGTACCGCGCGCCGGCGCTGTCCGAGTTCCGTGCCGACGACGAGTACGACTTCAGCAGCGTCTGCATCCGGCGCATGGAGCTGCTGGTGCTGTCCACGCTGGGGTGGCGCATGGGCGACGTCACGCCGCTGGACTACCTCCCCTGCCTCTCCTCCAGGCTACCacgagatggcggcggcggcggcggcggcctcgtgGCCGCCAAGGCCGCCGCCCTCATCTTCTCCGCCGCGGAAT CTGCGAGCGTGCTTGACTACCGGCCGTCCACCGTGGCCGTCGCCGCCGTCCTGGCGGCGGCCCACGGCGCCATGGCAAAGGAGGCGCTGGAGTCAAAGATGAGCAGCCTGTCTCCGTCCTGCCTGCTCGACAAG GACGACGTGCACGCCTGCTACAGCACGATGCTGAGcgagagctcgtcggcgacgccGAGCAAGCTGGCGGCCAAGAGACCGCCGCCACCCACCAGCTCCGGCTCGACGACTTTCTCATCCGTCGACGCGGCCTCCTCGTTGGAGGCCGCGGCGGACAGCAACAAGAGGTCGCGGCTGGAGCTGCCGGCCGTCGTCGGCGCATGA